Below is a window of Synergistaceae bacterium DNA.
GACTGTAGTAATGGGACTTCATCACATGTATAACGTAATTGAAGCTGGTATGTTATCAGTTGAAGGCGGGTTAAATACATGGATGCCTATAGCCAGCGCGGCAAATTTCGCACAGTTCGGGGCATGTCTTGCAATAGGTCTTAAGGCTCGCAACAACCGCACAAAAGTTGTCGCAATTCCTTCTTCACTCTCTGCAGCACTCGGAATCACTGAGCCGGCAATTTTCGGTATTAATTTACGCTTCTTCAAGCCCATTATTGCAGGTATGATAGGCGGAACAATCGGCGCAATTTACGGAGCTTTTTCCGGGATCGGCGCGGCTGCTTACGGAGTTACAGGAATCCCCGGCTATCTCACTATTCAACAGCCAGTGCAATACACGATTTTATTAGCAATTTCCGGCGGTATAGCTTTTATTCTTTCATGGATTATGTGGAAAGAAGAAGCCCCCGAAGTTAAAGAAGTCCCCGAAGCTGCACCCGTTGAGACTCAGGAAAAAGTTTTAGAGTTCGCAACTGTCATTACTTCATCGGCCGGAGATATTGCACAGTGCACAGCAGGAAAAGTTATTCCCTATACAGAAATTCCTGATCCGACTTTTGCGGCTGGTACACTGGGACAAGGCGTGGGAATTCAACCTGAAGACGAATTTGTTTATGCTCCGATTGACGGCGAAATTTCTTCAGTTGCTGAGAGTAAACACGCTATAGGAATTTCAGGCGGCAACGATATGGAAGTATTAATACATGTCGGAGTTGACACTGTCGAAATGAAGGGCGACGGATTCGAAGATTTCGTAAAAGAGGGCGACAAGGTCAAGAAAGGCCAGAAAATTATGAAGTTCGACCGCGAAAAAATTAAGGCAGCAGGACACCCTGATACAGTTGTATTACTTCTCACGAACTCGGACGACTACGAAAACGTGAAGATCGGCATTAATAAATAATTTATTCAGCAAGAAAATTTTTCAGTCCTCCTGATTTTGATTAAGCGAGTCAGGAGGATTTTATTTTATTTCATAGTGATAATAATGACGTTAAATAATTGCCCGGTTTATTATTTTTCGAGTCAAAACTTGTCAAGCGTTCTATATATTTGCCGAGTATATCAGTCTCAAGATTTATAATGCTGCCTGCTTTGAGTCCGCCCAGTGTAGTAGCTTTCAGAGTCTCAGGAATGAGTCCCACTGAAAAACTAGAATCGCCCGCGTTTATAACCGTTAAGCTCACACCGTCAATGCAGACTGAACCCTTTTCGACTATTCCCCGCAATAAATTTTTATCTTCAGGAATAAATACGGCCTCGCGAGTCTCTTGTCCGTGAATTTCCTTCAAAGCTGCGACTCCGTCAACATGGCCAAGTACTAAATGCCCGTCTAATCTGTCAGATAATTTCATAGCCCGCTCAAGATTCACACGAGTCCCCGCCCGTAAATTTTTATGAAACCATGTGCGTGTAAAAGTCTCTTGCATAAGTTGAACGTCAAAAATTTTAGCGTTTATTCTTGTAACTGTGAGACATGCCCCGCTGATTGATACTGACTGGCCGATTTTAAGCTCGCTCGTAATATTTGACTCGATTGATAACGTGTAAAATGTACCCGTCTTGTGAAAATTTCTCACACTCCCTACTTCTTCTATAAGTCCCGTGAACATGACAGCCAGCCCTCTATAAAAATGTCGTCGCCTAAGCGTTTAATAGTTCTTCTAGAAATATCGAGATTAAATGCCTCACTCACTGAATTAAAATTTTTCCTCAAGTCAAAGCCCCGCCCTTCACCGAAAATTTTAGGAGCGATAAATAAATTTACATAATCGGCTAATTCTTCACGTAAAAACGAGCTTAATATTTCCGGCCCGCCCTCTATCATGAGAGTTAATACATTTTGAGTGATTAAATATTCAAGCGCAGATTTTAAATTTATGTGATTATTTTGCGATTCAATTATTGCTACTCTTGCGCCCGCGTCCTGTAAAGATTTAATTTTGCCCTCGTCCGCATTCTCACTTGTTAAAATCAAGCATTTATTATCATTTGAGATTACTCGCGAATTTATGGGCGTTCTTAAATTTGAGTCAAGAATTATTCTCAATGGGTCAATGCCTCTAATGTGTCTTACAGTTAATTGCGGGTCATCATTCAAGATAGTATTAACTCCGACTAAGACAGCATCATTTTGAGCGCGTAATTTATGGGCTTGAGTGCGTGACTCGATTCCCGTTATCCATTTGCTTGAGTTATTAGCAAGACACATTTTGCCGTCAAGACTCATAGCTGCTTTTAACGTGATGAACGGCCTGTTATATTTTTGCAGGAAAATAAAGCCCCGATTTAAGAATTTTGCTTGTTTCTCAAAAATTTTATTAGCCTGCTTTGTTTCGATTCCTGAATCTCGTAAAATTTGCAAGCCCTGGCCGTTGACTTTAGGATTTGGATCGGTCATTGCGTAAATGACTCTTGCTACTCCTTCACTTACCAGTCTTTGAGCGCACGGGGGAGTCTTCCCATAATGCGAACACGGTTCTAATGTAACATAAACAGTCGATCCGCGCAGATCTTCATTATATTTTTTTGCGTCGTTGATGGCCTCAATTTCCGCGTGATTGCCGCCGTATTCATGATGCCAGCCTTCACCGATAATTCTGCTATTTTTCACGATAACACAGCCGACCATAGGATTAGATCCAGTTTTGCCATGACCTTTTTGTGCGAGAAATAAAGCACGTTTCATGCAATAATAATCTGTATAACGTGAATCTATCTGTATAGAAATATTAACCGTCTCCCAGTTTATAAAATTTTGCTGTTATTATATATTTTTCTGGGCAGGCTGCACAAGAAAATATTATCTTTTTGCGAGAAATAAAGCGCGTTTCATGTAATAATAATCTGACTTGACGAAAATATTAACCGCCTCCCAGTTTATAAATTTTGCTGTTATTATATACGTTTTCGAGCGGGCTGCATAATAAAATCTCCCCTTGTTGTCGGGAGGGGCGGGCGAACAAGTTCGCGTTTTCATTTCGGGTTAGCGGAATGGTCATATAGCGAGAAATTTTTTATTACATGATAAAATTTTTTAGCTCGATAAAATATTTTAAGAGGGATGATTTAAACGAGAGAAATACGAATCGGCACGCGCGGGAGTGTGTTAGCTCTAGCACAGACAAATTTAATAGCTGATAAAATATTACAAACTTGGCCGGACTTGAGAGTCAAAATTATCACGATAACGACTCAGGGCGATATAAACATGTCAGCTTTCACGAGTCAATCACCCGGAATTAAAGGCATGTTTACTCACGAGATAACGCAGGCACTCTTGAATAATAAAATAGATTTCGCCGTTCACAGCCTGAAAGATTTACCCGTTCAGGAAGATAAAAAATTACCCGTTATAGCATATTCAAAACGAGGGGATGCAAGGGACGCGCTTATATTAAATAATAATTCATGCAGGATTTTAGCGTCGTCATCATTGAGAAGGCGTTTACAGCTAGAAAAATTATATCCTGACTATAAAATTATCCCGGTCAGGGGCAATATTAACACTCGAATCAGGAAACTTGACAATGAAAATATTTTTTCGGGGCTTGTCTTGGCTGTATCAGGTCTTGAGAGATTGAATCTTTCTCACAAAATCACTAAAATTTTTGCCGTAAATGAAATCATGCCCGCAGCTGGTCAGGGAATTCTAGCATGTCAGGGCGTTGCAGGTAAGAATTATAATTATCTTGAGTGCGTTAATGATAAGGACTCGCAGGATTGTGCGCTCGC
It encodes the following:
- a CDS encoding riboflavin synthase encodes the protein MFTGLIEEVGSVRNFHKTGTFYTLSIESNITSELKIGQSVSISGACLTVTRINAKIFDVQLMQETFTRTWFHKNLRAGTRVNLERAMKLSDRLDGHLVLGHVDGVAALKEIHGQETREAVFIPEDKNLLRGIVEKGSVCIDGVSLTVINAGDSSFSVGLIPETLKATTLGGLKAGSIINLETDILGKYIERLTSFDSKNNKPGNYLTSLLSL
- the hemC gene encoding hydroxymethylbilane synthase translates to MLALAQTNLIADKILQTWPDLRVKIITITTQGDINMSAFTSQSPGIKGMFTHEITQALLNNKIDFAVHSLKDLPVQEDKKLPVIAYSKRGDARDALILNNNSCRILASSSLRRRLQLEKLYPDYKIIPVRGNINTRIRKLDNENIFSGLVLAVSGLERLNLSHKITKIFAVNEIMPAAGQGILACQGVAGKNYNYLECVNDKDSQDCALAERSFASELNAGCNIPAGAYAEIHENILTLRGLYIDNNKIFHTGILTGSRKDAEIIGQNLAKNLLMELKS
- a CDS encoding PTS glucose transporter subunit IIA, whose product is MIDLFVVPFTTVLVTTFFTFTIIGPIFSQLETWVLEAAKILVKNPIGSGIMGAIYPWTVVMGLHHMYNVIEAGMLSVEGGLNTWMPIASAANFAQFGACLAIGLKARNNRTKVVAIPSSLSAALGITEPAIFGINLRFFKPIIAGMIGGTIGAIYGAFSGIGAAAYGVTGIPGYLTIQQPVQYTILLAISGGIAFILSWIMWKEEAPEVKEVPEAAPVETQEKVLEFATVITSSAGDIAQCTAGKVIPYTEIPDPTFAAGTLGQGVGIQPEDEFVYAPIDGEISSVAESKHAIGISGGNDMEVLIHVGVDTVEMKGDGFEDFVKEGDKVKKGQKIMKFDREKIKAAGHPDTVVLLLTNSDDYENVKIGINK
- the ribD gene encoding bifunctional diaminohydroxyphosphoribosylaminopyrimidine deaminase/5-amino-6-(5-phosphoribosylamino)uracil reductase RibD, which produces MKRALFLAQKGHGKTGSNPMVGCVIVKNSRIIGEGWHHEYGGNHAEIEAINDAKKYNEDLRGSTVYVTLEPCSHYGKTPPCAQRLVSEGVARVIYAMTDPNPKVNGQGLQILRDSGIETKQANKIFEKQAKFLNRGFIFLQKYNRPFITLKAAMSLDGKMCLANNSSKWITGIESRTQAHKLRAQNDAVLVGVNTILNDDPQLTVRHIRGIDPLRIILDSNLRTPINSRVISNDNKCLILTSENADEGKIKSLQDAGARVAIIESQNNHINLKSALEYLITQNVLTLMIEGGPEILSSFLREELADYVNLFIAPKIFGEGRGFDLRKNFNSVSEAFNLDISRRTIKRLGDDIFIEGWLSCSRDL